In the Ramlibacter tataouinensis TTB310 genome, one interval contains:
- a CDS encoding YciI family protein — protein sequence MRFMVIVKATADSEAGVMPGEQLLAEMGRYNEELVKAGIMQAGEGLHPSRKGARVRFSGRDRQVIDGPFAETKELVAGFWLWQCASLQEAIDWVKRCPNPMPGDSEIEIRQIFESEDFGEAFTPELREQEERLRKQIGGS from the coding sequence CATGGTGATCGTCAAGGCCACGGCCGACAGCGAGGCCGGCGTCATGCCCGGCGAGCAGCTGCTCGCCGAGATGGGCCGCTACAACGAGGAGCTGGTCAAGGCCGGCATCATGCAGGCCGGCGAAGGCCTGCACCCCAGCCGCAAGGGCGCCCGGGTGCGCTTCTCGGGCCGCGACCGGCAGGTGATCGACGGCCCGTTCGCCGAGACCAAGGAGCTGGTGGCCGGCTTCTGGCTCTGGCAGTGCGCCTCGCTGCAGGAGGCGATCGACTGGGTCAAGCGCTGCCCGAACCCCATGCCGGGCGACTCGGAGATCGAGATCCGCCAGATCTTCGAGTCCGAGGACTTCGGCGAGGCCTTCACGCCCGAGCTGCGCGAGCAGGAGGAGCGGCTGCGCAAGCAGATCGGCGGGTCGTAG
- a CDS encoding hemerythrin domain-containing protein, whose product MAQQDACTLLDDDHNQVVRLFQQYKSAHQDNQKLLLARQICHELDVHTRIEEEIFYPAFRQAVGDEALVQESVHEHQEAKALIAKIEAASRPEDKVMLDLEDAILHHVNDEREKMFPQARKARNLDLFQLADQLQQRKAELMAAHPA is encoded by the coding sequence ATGGCCCAACAGGATGCCTGCACCTTGCTCGACGACGACCACAACCAGGTCGTGCGCCTGTTCCAGCAGTACAAGAGCGCGCACCAGGACAACCAGAAGCTGCTGCTGGCCCGGCAGATCTGCCACGAGCTGGACGTGCACACCCGCATCGAGGAAGAGATCTTCTACCCCGCCTTCCGCCAGGCCGTCGGCGACGAGGCCCTGGTCCAGGAGTCCGTTCACGAGCACCAGGAGGCCAAGGCGCTGATCGCGAAGATCGAGGCCGCCTCCCGGCCCGAGGACAAGGTGATGCTGGACCTGGAGGACGCCATCCTGCACCACGTGAACGACGAGCGCGAGAAGATGTTCCCGCAGGCGCGCAAGGCGCGGAACCTGGACCTGTTCCAGCTGGCCGACCAGCTGCAGCAGCGCAAGGCCGAACTGATGGCCGCGCATCCGGCGTGA
- a CDS encoding LytTR family DNA-binding domain-containing protein, with amino-acid sequence MSAPAAPSWIAGLRPWRRPAEIGFWVAVLSVQLSFNSITHWMDLRSVGRPVPFWHPLLLELTSALAIGLLIPAVLAFERRFPLRWDTLRRHLPWHLAATVAFSAAHVLMMMGARRLVFGLLGIAYGPPSWLRAFGYEYLKDVRTYVLILAAVLAWRLLLLRLQGEARVLDAPESPADAPVAAGPAARPERFLVRKLRKEFLIAVADIEWVQAQANYVGLHVNGHDYLLRSTLAEFLQQLDPARFVRVHRSYVVNLDRIAEIEPLDGGDARLRMKDGSQVPCSRRYRAALGTAAAS; translated from the coding sequence ATGTCCGCCCCGGCAGCCCCGTCCTGGATCGCAGGCCTGCGGCCGTGGCGCCGCCCGGCCGAGATCGGCTTCTGGGTGGCGGTGCTGTCGGTGCAGCTTTCATTCAACAGCATCACCCATTGGATGGACCTGCGCAGCGTGGGCCGGCCGGTCCCGTTCTGGCACCCGCTGCTGCTGGAGCTGACCAGCGCCCTGGCCATCGGCCTGCTGATCCCGGCGGTGCTGGCGTTCGAGCGCCGCTTCCCGCTGCGCTGGGACACCCTGCGCCGGCACCTGCCCTGGCACCTGGCGGCCACGGTCGCGTTCAGCGCGGCCCACGTGCTGATGATGATGGGTGCCCGCCGGCTGGTCTTCGGCCTGCTCGGCATCGCCTACGGGCCGCCCAGCTGGCTGCGCGCCTTCGGCTACGAATACCTGAAGGACGTGCGCACCTACGTGCTGATCCTGGCCGCGGTGCTGGCCTGGCGCCTGCTGCTGCTGCGGCTGCAAGGCGAGGCCCGGGTGCTGGACGCGCCCGAGTCCCCGGCCGATGCGCCGGTGGCGGCGGGGCCGGCCGCGCGGCCGGAGCGCTTCCTGGTGCGCAAGCTGCGCAAGGAATTCCTGATCGCCGTTGCCGACATCGAGTGGGTGCAGGCCCAGGCCAACTACGTGGGCCTGCACGTGAACGGCCACGATTACCTGCTGCGCTCCACGCTGGCGGAATTCCTGCAGCAGCTAGACCCGGCCCGGTTCGTGCGCGTGCACCGCAGCTACGTGGTCAACCTGGACCGCATCGCCGAGATCGAGCCGCTGGACGGCGGCGATGCGCGGCTGCGCATGAAGGACGGCAGCCAGGTGCCGTGCAGCCGGCGCTACCGCGCGGCGCTGGGGACGGCGGCGGCGTCCTGA
- a CDS encoding acyltransferase family protein has translation MPRRHDIDALRALAFGGVILYHLGMYYVAGWDWHLKSAHAAGWLQWPMRALNLWRMDLVFLVSGVSLALLQRRQPGAAALLRERSWRLLLPLAFGMAAVVPYQAYAQGVAKGLVAPGFGAFLLRYFSGGPWPAGAFDGAHVGITWNHLWFLPYLWLYTALVLAAGPWLRSAAGRRLRAAFTGSRGVRLLLLPALPLLAWSLLLFPHFPPTRDLVGDLWLHAVYFTLFLYGWWIGLDAGFWAEARRLRRTSLGLALALLVLYLALRAGMRPAGPLRLLPRLAGDLYAWAMLLAILGWACHALDRPRPWLAWASESVYPWYVLHQTLIILLAVQLAPWRLGPIAEPLLLLAGTVAGCWAATAVIRRSRWLRPLFGLKPQAASAASMSPDSFSGLSRGA, from the coding sequence ATGCCCCGCCGCCACGACATCGATGCCTTGCGCGCCCTCGCCTTCGGCGGGGTCATCCTCTACCACCTGGGCATGTACTACGTGGCCGGCTGGGACTGGCACCTCAAGAGCGCGCATGCCGCCGGCTGGCTGCAGTGGCCCATGCGCGCGCTCAACCTGTGGCGCATGGACCTGGTGTTCCTGGTCTCCGGCGTGTCCCTGGCCCTGCTGCAGCGCCGGCAGCCGGGCGCCGCCGCGCTGCTGCGCGAGCGCAGCTGGCGCCTGCTGCTGCCGCTGGCCTTCGGCATGGCGGCCGTCGTGCCCTACCAGGCCTATGCCCAGGGCGTGGCCAAGGGGCTGGTGGCGCCCGGGTTCGGAGCCTTCCTGCTGCGCTACTTCAGCGGCGGCCCCTGGCCCGCGGGGGCGTTCGACGGCGCGCACGTGGGCATCACCTGGAACCACCTGTGGTTCCTGCCCTACCTGTGGCTCTACACCGCCCTGGTGCTGGCCGCCGGTCCCTGGCTGCGATCGGCCGCCGGCCGGCGGCTGCGTGCCGCCTTCACCGGCTCGCGCGGCGTGCGCCTGCTGCTGCTGCCGGCGCTGCCGCTGCTGGCCTGGTCGCTGCTGCTGTTCCCCCACTTCCCGCCCACGCGCGACCTGGTCGGCGACCTGTGGCTGCATGCCGTGTACTTCACCCTGTTCCTGTACGGCTGGTGGATCGGACTGGATGCCGGCTTCTGGGCCGAGGCGCGGCGCCTGCGCCGGACCTCGCTGGGCCTGGCGCTGGCGCTGCTGGTCCTGTACCTGGCCCTGCGGGCGGGGATGCGGCCGGCAGGGCCGCTGCGCCTGCTGCCGCGCCTGGCGGGCGACCTGTATGCCTGGGCCATGCTGCTGGCCATCCTGGGCTGGGCCTGCCACGCGCTCGATCGCCCCCGGCCCTGGCTGGCCTGGGCCAGCGAATCGGTCTATCCCTGGTACGTGCTGCACCAGACGCTGATCATCCTGCTGGCCGTGCAGCTGGCGCCCTGGCGGCTGGGGCCCATCGCCGAGCCGCTGCTGCTGCTGGCCGGCACCGTGGCAGGCTGCTGGGCCGCCACGGCCGTGATCCGGCGATCGCGGTGGCTGCGGCCGCTGTTCGGCCTGAAGCCTCAGGCGGCCAGCGCCGCCTCGATGTCGCCGGACAGCTTTTCCGGCTTGTCCAGGGGCGCATAG
- a CDS encoding glutathione peroxidase, with amino-acid sequence MTAVYEFQARRIDGQTVPLDQYRGRVLLIVNTASACGFTPQFAGLEQLHQTYGPRGLVVLGFPSNQFGAQDPGSNEEIASFCQLNYGVSFPMMAKIDVNGGNADPLYRWLTREAPGLLGSQAIKWNFTKFLVGKDGRVIRRYAPLDKPEKLSGDIEAALAA; translated from the coding sequence ATGACTGCCGTCTACGAATTCCAGGCCCGCCGCATCGACGGCCAGACCGTGCCGCTGGACCAGTACCGCGGCCGGGTGCTGCTGATCGTCAACACGGCCAGCGCCTGCGGCTTCACGCCGCAGTTCGCCGGGCTGGAGCAGCTGCACCAGACCTACGGCCCGCGCGGCCTGGTGGTGCTGGGTTTCCCCAGCAACCAGTTTGGCGCGCAGGACCCGGGCAGCAACGAGGAGATCGCCAGCTTCTGCCAGCTCAATTACGGCGTCAGCTTCCCCATGATGGCCAAGATCGACGTCAACGGCGGCAACGCGGACCCGCTGTACCGGTGGCTGACCCGGGAGGCGCCCGGCCTGCTGGGCAGCCAGGCCATCAAGTGGAACTTCACCAAGTTCCTGGTGGGCAAGGACGGGCGGGTGATCCGCCGCTATGCGCCCCTGGACAAGCCGGAAAAGCTGTCCGGCGACATCGAGGCGGCGCTGGCCGCCTGA
- a CDS encoding DMT family transporter, which translates to MARPAPARNAPATPEPAVLFPVLALVFNAFVWGVAWWPLRELHARGVHPLWGTAAVFLLALACVLATQRGAWRPLGRQPLLWLLAVATGMTNLGFNWAVTVGDVVRVVLLFYLMPAWSVLLAWALLGERPTAASLLRLGLALAGVAVVLHPGDGGWPWPRGLADGLALLGGFSFALTNILLRRLREVPAPARVVAMFGGGAATALAASLLGTAQGLLAAPAVGPAAAVLVAALAAGFLCSNVALQYGAARLPAHTTALVMLSEVVFASLSSIALGAAEPGWRTGAGGALILAAAAWSAWPTGRAPARAGAQSAP; encoded by the coding sequence ATGGCTAGGCCCGCGCCCGCCCGCAACGCACCCGCCACGCCCGAGCCCGCCGTCCTGTTCCCGGTCCTGGCGCTGGTGTTCAACGCCTTCGTCTGGGGCGTGGCCTGGTGGCCGTTGCGCGAACTGCACGCGCGCGGCGTGCACCCGCTGTGGGGCACGGCCGCGGTGTTCCTGCTGGCCCTGGCCTGCGTGCTGGCGACGCAGCGCGGCGCCTGGCGTCCCCTGGGGCGCCAGCCACTGCTGTGGCTGCTGGCCGTCGCCACCGGCATGACCAACCTGGGATTCAACTGGGCGGTGACCGTCGGCGACGTGGTGCGCGTGGTGCTGCTGTTCTACCTGATGCCGGCCTGGTCGGTGCTGCTGGCCTGGGCGCTGCTGGGCGAGCGGCCCACCGCGGCCTCGCTGCTGCGGCTGGGCCTGGCACTGGCGGGGGTGGCGGTGGTGCTGCACCCGGGCGACGGCGGCTGGCCCTGGCCGCGCGGCCTGGCCGACGGCCTGGCGCTGCTGGGCGGCTTCAGTTTCGCGCTGACCAACATCCTGCTGCGCCGGCTGCGCGAGGTGCCGGCGCCGGCCCGGGTGGTCGCCATGTTCGGCGGCGGCGCGGCCACGGCGCTGGCCGCCTCGCTGCTCGGCACGGCGCAGGGCCTGCTGGCGGCGCCGGCCGTGGGGCCCGCGGCCGCCGTGCTGGTGGCGGCCCTGGCGGCCGGCTTCCTGTGCAGCAACGTCGCCCTGCAGTACGGCGCGGCGCGGCTGCCCGCGCACACCACGGCACTGGTCATGCTGTCGGAAGTGGTGTTCGCCAGCCTCAGCTCGATCGCCCTGGGCGCGGCCGAGCCGGGCTGGCGCACGGGGGCCGGCGGCGCGCTGATCCTAGCCGCCGCGGCCTGGTCGGCCTGGCCCACCGGGCGCGCGCCGGCCCGGGCCGGCGCACAATCGGCTCCATGA